Proteins from a genomic interval of Lacticaseibacillus pabuli:
- a CDS encoding DnaD domain-containing protein: MADINAFIGAGFLSLSKLILNHYQDTDLTPSELIAYLFLTDSVQAGVSEPELNTLANRAKMRPADFATALSNLSNKHAIVIRTERDRDGRMHDIYDVTPLLDQLLQSEKAATSGTQTVATANTGASTTRQLMGQVETEFGRPLSPIEQQTIRAWLREDHYQPELISLALQEAVLNQAYSLKYMDRILINWEHNHLTSAAAVRAYQHRMDSI, from the coding sequence ATGGCAGACATCAATGCCTTTATCGGTGCCGGCTTTCTCAGCTTGTCCAAGCTCATCTTGAATCATTACCAGGACACGGACCTAACGCCTAGCGAATTGATTGCCTATCTCTTCCTCACCGACAGCGTCCAGGCGGGCGTGAGTGAGCCCGAGCTGAATACGCTGGCAAACCGTGCCAAGATGCGTCCTGCAGACTTTGCAACGGCGCTGAGTAACCTGAGCAACAAACATGCGATTGTCATTCGCACCGAACGCGACCGCGACGGGCGGATGCACGACATCTATGACGTGACGCCGCTGCTGGATCAATTGCTTCAGAGCGAGAAAGCGGCCACGTCAGGCACCCAGACGGTCGCGACAGCCAATACCGGCGCGTCAACCACACGCCAGCTCATGGGGCAAGTGGAGACTGAGTTTGGTCGGCCACTATCCCCGATTGAGCAGCAAACCATCCGTGCTTGGCTACGCGAAGATCATTACCAGCCAGAACTGATTAGTCTGGCCTTACAAGAAGCCGTTCTGAACCAGGCGTACTCCCTGAAGTACATGGACCGGATTCTCATCAACTGGGAGCACAACCACTTGACCTCGGCGGCGGCGGTTCGGGCCTACCAGCACCGGATGGATTCAATTTAG
- a CDS encoding PBP1A family penicillin-binding protein, with protein MAARHTGGGKPPRQPSKRKRNPFLRFLKWFLTLIVVGIIAGLGLFAWYAKDAPQLSQAKLRSDGSSIIYDGSGNEITSLGLETRSYVNSDQISQQLADAVVSIEDRRFYQEHFGIDPMRIASAAVNDVLRRGGLQGGSTLTQQLVKLSFFSTRASDQTLKRKAQEAWLALKVEQRFSKQQILEYYVNKVYMNYGQYGMGTAAHYYFGKDLRHLSLAQTAFIAGLAQSPVGYDPYKAPQKATDRRNLVIDAMLRDKKISAAAAAQAKATPISSGLINHSSKEKADSENSRVVDSYLTQVIKDVKAKTGLNPYTAGLKIYTNLDMKAQKRLYDIVNGSNYVSFPDNKLQTAVTMTNPKNGRVVAQIGGRKTGDVKLAYNRAVATSRSNGSNMKPLLDYGPAIEYLNQSTYTQIDDSPYQYPGTNTSVYDWDRQYKGVISMRQALAGSRNIPAIKTLDTVGINKGLNFLKGLGITLPANQHVISSAIGGSVSTEESASAYGAFANGGTYYKPNYIRKITTQDGVTTSYDSAGSRAMKSSTAYMITDMLKDVFTSSEGTGHQAAVSGLYEAGKSGSVNYSDEDLAANPALSGAEKDSWFTGYTKQRVISVWTGYDKAQQNGLSGSNQFISQQIYKALMSYVSADLNNTNWKKPSSVIARNIVIGSNPPQSLPEAVSGKTTRELFVAGTTANVTMGSFTASSSASGTTANTVSADTSSSDAETSSESSSESGSTSSSSASSESSASSNATPSEPAASSSSQQQESR; from the coding sequence ATGGCCGCGCGTCATACTGGCGGCGGCAAACCACCTCGTCAGCCGAGCAAGCGTAAACGGAATCCGTTTCTCAGATTTCTTAAATGGTTCCTGACCCTGATCGTGGTCGGTATTATTGCCGGCCTGGGCCTTTTTGCGTGGTACGCCAAGGATGCCCCCCAGCTATCGCAGGCCAAGCTGCGCAGTGATGGGAGTTCCATTATTTACGATGGCTCCGGCAACGAGATTACCAGTCTGGGCTTGGAAACGCGCAGTTATGTAAATTCAGACCAGATTAGCCAGCAATTGGCCGACGCGGTCGTTTCCATCGAAGATCGCCGTTTTTACCAGGAACATTTCGGGATTGACCCGATGCGAATTGCCAGTGCGGCCGTTAATGACGTCCTACGCCGTGGTGGTTTGCAAGGGGGCTCCACCCTCACCCAGCAACTCGTGAAGCTCAGTTTCTTCTCCACTCGTGCGTCTGATCAAACGCTGAAACGTAAGGCGCAAGAAGCTTGGTTGGCCTTGAAAGTTGAACAGCGTTTTTCCAAGCAGCAAATTCTCGAATACTACGTCAACAAGGTCTACATGAATTATGGCCAGTACGGGATGGGCACTGCGGCGCATTACTACTTTGGTAAAGATTTGCGGCACTTGAGCCTGGCTCAAACCGCATTCATCGCGGGTCTAGCACAGTCGCCAGTGGGTTATGATCCGTACAAGGCGCCCCAGAAAGCCACTGATCGCCGGAACCTCGTGATTGATGCCATGCTGCGCGATAAGAAAATTTCCGCAGCGGCTGCGGCGCAAGCCAAGGCGACACCAATCAGCTCCGGGTTAATCAACCATTCTTCTAAGGAAAAAGCCGACTCCGAAAATTCACGGGTCGTGGACAGCTACCTGACCCAGGTCATTAAGGACGTGAAGGCCAAAACCGGCTTGAACCCTTACACCGCTGGCCTGAAAATCTACACGAACCTGGACATGAAGGCCCAAAAGCGACTCTACGATATCGTGAACGGCAGTAATTACGTCAGCTTCCCTGACAATAAGCTGCAGACGGCTGTCACCATGACCAATCCTAAGAACGGCCGCGTTGTCGCCCAAATTGGTGGGCGCAAGACGGGTGACGTTAAGTTGGCCTACAACCGCGCCGTTGCGACGAGCCGCTCCAACGGGTCAAATATGAAACCGCTGCTGGATTACGGTCCGGCGATTGAATATTTGAACCAGTCGACCTACACGCAGATTGATGACAGTCCCTACCAGTATCCGGGTACGAACACGTCCGTTTACGACTGGGACCGCCAGTACAAGGGTGTCATCTCGATGCGCCAGGCGCTCGCGGGCTCCCGAAACATTCCAGCAATCAAAACGCTGGACACGGTGGGCATTAATAAGGGCCTGAACTTCCTGAAGGGACTCGGCATCACGCTCCCCGCTAATCAGCACGTCATTTCTTCCGCGATTGGTGGGTCGGTTTCTACCGAAGAAAGCGCCTCTGCATACGGCGCATTTGCTAATGGTGGGACCTACTACAAACCAAACTACATCCGGAAGATTACCACTCAGGACGGCGTCACCACGTCGTACGACAGTGCGGGTAGCCGCGCTATGAAGAGCTCAACGGCCTACATGATCACGGATATGCTGAAGGATGTCTTCACGTCCAGCGAAGGGACTGGGCACCAGGCGGCTGTGAGCGGCCTGTATGAGGCGGGTAAGTCCGGGAGTGTTAACTACTCTGATGAGGACCTTGCCGCCAACCCTGCCCTCTCTGGGGCCGAAAAGGATAGCTGGTTTACCGGCTACACCAAGCAGCGTGTCATCTCCGTTTGGACCGGCTACGACAAGGCGCAACAAAATGGGCTGTCTGGGTCGAACCAATTCATTTCCCAGCAGATTTACAAGGCACTTATGAGTTACGTTTCTGCCGATTTGAACAACACCAACTGGAAGAAACCAAGCAGCGTGATTGCACGCAACATCGTGATTGGGAGTAATCCGCCGCAGTCACTGCCTGAAGCCGTTTCTGGCAAGACGACCCGTGAACTGTTTGTTGCCGGCACGACCGCTAACGTGACGATGGGTAGCTTCACCGCCTCATCATCTGCCAGTGGTACCACCGCCAACACGGTGTCTGCTGACACATCCAGTTCAGATGCCGAAACCTCTTCGGAAAGCAGCTCTGAATCTGGTAGTACTTCCTCTTCATCCGCAAGTTCCGAGAGTTCCGCTTCATCAAACGCAACCCCTTCAGAACCTGCAGCAAGCTCAAGTTCACAGCAGCAAGAATCTCGTTAA
- the recU gene encoding Holliday junction resolvase RecU has protein sequence MPIHYPNGNAYAAPKQSSAPRKHPNVLYGGRGMTLEDELNNANMYYLQRGRAVVYKKPTPIQIVKVDYPARSKAVIREAYFKTPSTTDYNGVYEGRYLDFEAKETKNKASFPLKNFHPHQIEHMRACLTQNGICFVVIRFATLHRLFVYPATPLITAWDEQTHGGRKSITLAEIEQHGFELTPGIEPTVPYLDGVDWLLKKAGTQRGEQE, from the coding sequence ATGCCAATCCACTACCCGAATGGTAATGCATACGCGGCGCCAAAGCAATCCAGTGCGCCGCGCAAACATCCAAATGTCCTCTACGGGGGACGCGGGATGACGCTTGAAGACGAGCTGAACAACGCGAACATGTACTATCTGCAACGCGGGCGCGCTGTTGTCTATAAAAAGCCCACCCCCATTCAGATAGTCAAGGTCGACTACCCCGCCCGCAGTAAGGCTGTAATTCGTGAGGCGTATTTTAAGACGCCGTCAACGACCGACTACAACGGGGTATATGAAGGCCGTTATTTGGATTTTGAAGCGAAAGAAACCAAAAATAAGGCTAGTTTTCCCCTCAAAAATTTCCATCCACACCAAATCGAACACATGCGGGCGTGCTTAACACAGAATGGCATTTGTTTTGTCGTCATTCGTTTTGCTACGCTGCACCGCTTGTTTGTCTATCCTGCCACGCCACTGATTACAGCGTGGGATGAGCAGACGCACGGCGGACGCAAATCTATTACCCTCGCGGAGATTGAGCAGCATGGGTTTGAACTCACACCGGGAATTGAACCAACTGTTCCCTATTTAGATGGTGTGGATTGGTTACTTAAGAAAGCAGGTACACAACGTGGCGAACAAGAATGA
- a CDS encoding DUF1273 domain-containing protein produces the protein MAQRIWVTGYRAYELNVFGNKDKKLPIIKYCLKQALTAQLDDGMEWLITGCDQGTDQWAAEVGLGLKKDYPELKIAMMAPYANFGNRWQEASQARLAELRSAVDFTADVSHEGYQSGRQLAAYGTFMSEHTDGAVMLYDTDYPGKAKFSYERVQNLSSSRKYNVSLITMYDLQEAATTLAEEAENGRFQDF, from the coding sequence ATCGCTCAACGGATTTGGGTCACGGGCTACCGTGCTTATGAATTAAATGTTTTTGGCAATAAGGACAAAAAATTGCCTATTATTAAGTATTGTTTAAAACAAGCGTTAACTGCCCAGCTCGACGACGGCATGGAATGGCTCATCACCGGCTGCGACCAGGGAACTGATCAGTGGGCGGCAGAAGTCGGTCTGGGTCTCAAAAAAGATTATCCGGAACTGAAAATTGCCATGATGGCGCCGTATGCCAACTTCGGTAATCGCTGGCAAGAGGCAAGTCAGGCGCGCTTAGCAGAACTGCGCTCAGCGGTTGATTTCACCGCTGACGTCAGTCATGAGGGCTACCAATCGGGGCGGCAACTCGCGGCGTACGGGACTTTCATGAGTGAACATACGGATGGTGCCGTGATGCTTTACGACACGGATTATCCTGGCAAAGCAAAGTTTAGTTATGAGCGTGTGCAGAATTTATCATCGTCTCGGAAATATAATGTATCCTTAATAACTATGTACGACCTGCAGGAGGCCGCGACAACATTAGCCGAAGAGGCCGAAAATGGGCGTTTTCAAGACTTTTGA
- the gpsB gene encoding cell division regulator GpsB codes for MDQDKNNNEQQGTEAKFNVHYGPKDILNKQFKSKMRGYDQDEVDEFLDNIIKDYDAMVGEIGRLNEEKARLFSRVDELSKQLEVAKNSNTQPVNTGSGSAAATNYDILKRLSNLERHVFGSKLDNEDHDDSQNF; via the coding sequence ATGGATCAAGACAAAAATAATAACGAGCAACAAGGTACCGAAGCAAAGTTTAACGTTCACTACGGACCAAAGGACATCTTGAACAAGCAGTTTAAGTCCAAGATGCGCGGCTATGACCAGGATGAAGTCGATGAATTTCTCGACAACATCATCAAGGACTATGACGCAATGGTTGGTGAAATCGGACGTCTGAACGAAGAAAAGGCGCGCCTTTTCAGCCGTGTCGATGAACTGAGCAAGCAACTCGAGGTTGCCAAGAATAGCAATACGCAGCCCGTTAACACCGGTAGTGGCAGCGCAGCAGCTACCAACTACGACATTCTCAAGCGTTTGAGCAACCTCGAACGGCACGTCTTCGGTAGCAAGCTTGATAACGAGGACCACGACGACTCACAAAACTTCTAA
- a CDS encoding THUMP domain-containing class I SAM-dependent RNA methyltransferase: MKFHLVATMAAGLEAVTARELKDMGYHTQTENGRVYFDGDERDIVRTNVWLRSADRVKIVLAKFKALSFEDLFQNVKAIPWSDYMPLDAEFPVAGRAVRSKLHSEPDVQAVTKKAIVESMSETYHRHSRLPETGDKYPLEISIHNDIAMMTMDTTGDSLFKRGYRVAAGPAPMKENFAAALVMLTNWRPDMPFYDPTTGSGTIAIEAALYGNNMAPGIQRDFAFEGFDFIPVNLLNDVREEAASLAKHEDLDILGGDINQDMIEIANVNAKAAGVLHPVRFKQLAVKDFKTDEPRGVIVANPPYGKRMADTDIARNLAREMGEVYGQLPGWSKYILSGDLEFERYYGSKATKRRKLYNGAMRTDLFQYWGRRVPHDKK; this comes from the coding sequence GTGAAATTTCACTTAGTAGCAACCATGGCGGCCGGACTGGAAGCAGTCACCGCCCGCGAACTCAAGGACATGGGGTACCACACGCAAACGGAAAACGGCCGCGTCTATTTTGACGGCGACGAACGCGATATCGTGCGGACCAATGTTTGGCTGCGGTCAGCCGACCGCGTCAAGATTGTCTTGGCCAAGTTCAAGGCGCTGTCATTTGAGGACTTGTTCCAAAACGTCAAGGCCATCCCTTGGTCTGATTACATGCCACTCGATGCCGAATTTCCCGTCGCTGGCCGTGCGGTGCGCAGTAAGTTGCACTCAGAACCAGATGTGCAGGCGGTGACCAAGAAGGCCATCGTTGAGAGCATGAGCGAAACTTACCACCGCCACAGCCGCTTGCCCGAAACTGGGGACAAGTACCCGCTCGAAATTTCCATTCACAATGACATCGCCATGATGACGATGGATACGACGGGGGATTCCCTGTTCAAGCGCGGCTACCGTGTCGCTGCCGGTCCCGCCCCAATGAAGGAAAACTTCGCTGCGGCGCTGGTGATGCTGACGAACTGGCGGCCCGATATGCCGTTTTACGACCCGACCACGGGTTCAGGGACCATCGCAATCGAAGCTGCTCTCTACGGGAACAACATGGCACCCGGCATCCAGCGCGACTTCGCGTTTGAAGGCTTTGACTTCATTCCCGTCAACCTGCTCAATGACGTGCGGGAAGAGGCGGCTTCACTGGCCAAGCACGAAGACCTCGACATTCTCGGTGGCGATATCAACCAGGACATGATTGAAATTGCCAACGTCAACGCCAAGGCAGCCGGTGTGTTGCACCCAGTTCGCTTCAAGCAGCTGGCGGTGAAGGACTTCAAAACGGACGAACCCCGCGGTGTAATCGTCGCGAACCCGCCATACGGGAAGCGGATGGCCGATACAGATATCGCTCGCAACCTGGCTCGGGAAATGGGTGAGGTATACGGCCAGTTGCCTGGTTGGAGCAAGTACATCCTCTCCGGTGACCTAGAATTCGAGCGCTACTATGGCTCCAAGGCCACCAAGCGCCGCAAGCTTTACAACGGGGCGATGCGGACCGACCTGTTCCAATACTGGGGCCGCCGCGTGCCACATGACAAAAAGTAG
- a CDS encoding M13 family metallopeptidase, producing the protein MADQKVRIQDDLYEAVNGEWEATAVIPDDKPATGGFQDLADDVEKKLMADFDKVADGDDAPDQYFEEAVKLYKLAKDFTSRDKDGIEPEMKRLHRIQKLNSLSDFNDEVASLGLTGYPLPFSIDVSADMKDTSRNAVGFSGPSTILPDTTYYEPGNPSAEQLLAVYQTTAKSVLAATDLSDAEQDEYIQRTLAFDKRIAAIVKSQEEWADYPAAYNPMPLTKVADKVDPIDFIGFLNDTMPALPEQIIVYDPHFLEKMSGFFNADSFEEYKAWAYVSDLLSHTGFLSDDLRIKGGAFGRALSGAPTAPNQHKHAYRLANSFFSEPIGVYYGKTYFGEKAKADVTDIVKRMIQTYKERLQNSAWLSAPTKAKAIVKLDKMVLKMGYPDKIDEVYNQLHVDLDLSLLDNAVNLSERIRRHEYAKLIKPVDRTEWNMPGHLVNASYDPSRNDITFPAAILQAPFYSLEQDDSANFGGIGAVIAHEISHGFDNNGAKFDEYGNLANWWTDDDYATFKKLTQQMIDEFDGIDYAGGTVNGKLIVSENIADAGGLAAAMATAKKEDDVDLQEFFTNWGRIWRMKSRTEYKQLLLKIDVHAPNYLRANIQPRNLDEWYEAFDVQPGDKMYRAPEDRVHIW; encoded by the coding sequence ATGGCAGATCAAAAAGTTAGAATACAAGACGATTTATACGAGGCCGTTAACGGCGAATGGGAAGCAACAGCCGTCATTCCTGACGACAAGCCCGCAACGGGTGGCTTCCAGGACCTTGCAGATGACGTCGAAAAGAAACTGATGGCCGACTTTGACAAGGTTGCGGACGGCGATGACGCCCCAGACCAGTATTTTGAAGAGGCGGTTAAACTCTACAAGCTCGCCAAGGACTTCACGAGCCGCGACAAAGATGGCATTGAGCCCGAAATGAAACGCCTGCACCGGATTCAGAAGCTAAACAGCTTATCCGACTTTAACGATGAGGTCGCTTCACTTGGCCTGACCGGTTATCCTTTACCCTTTAGCATCGACGTCAGCGCGGACATGAAGGACACTAGCCGCAACGCGGTTGGTTTCTCCGGTCCATCCACCATTTTGCCAGACACCACGTACTATGAACCTGGCAATCCTTCCGCAGAGCAGTTGCTGGCAGTGTACCAAACCACGGCCAAGTCCGTTTTGGCCGCAACCGACCTGTCGGACGCTGAGCAGGATGAGTACATCCAGCGCACTCTGGCTTTCGATAAGCGGATTGCCGCTATCGTTAAGAGTCAGGAAGAATGGGCCGACTATCCAGCCGCCTACAACCCAATGCCTCTGACGAAGGTTGCCGACAAGGTTGATCCAATTGACTTCATCGGGTTCCTGAACGACACGATGCCGGCCTTGCCTGAACAAATCATCGTGTATGACCCACATTTCCTCGAAAAGATGAGCGGCTTCTTTAACGCCGATTCATTTGAAGAGTACAAGGCCTGGGCCTACGTTTCTGACTTGCTCAGCCACACTGGCTTCCTTTCAGATGACTTGCGCATCAAGGGCGGGGCGTTTGGCCGCGCACTGAGCGGGGCACCAACAGCGCCAAACCAGCACAAGCACGCATACCGCTTGGCAAACTCCTTCTTCAGCGAACCAATTGGTGTTTACTACGGCAAGACCTACTTTGGCGAAAAAGCCAAGGCCGACGTCACGGATATCGTCAAGCGCATGATTCAGACCTACAAGGAGCGCCTCCAGAACAGTGCCTGGCTGTCCGCACCAACCAAGGCTAAGGCCATCGTGAAGCTCGACAAGATGGTGTTGAAGATGGGCTACCCCGACAAAATTGACGAGGTCTACAACCAGTTGCACGTTGACTTGGATTTGAGCCTGCTCGACAACGCGGTTAACTTGTCAGAGCGCATCCGCCGTCACGAATACGCCAAACTGATCAAGCCGGTAGACCGGACTGAATGGAACATGCCTGGTCACCTGGTTAACGCCAGTTACGACCCATCCCGCAATGACATCACGTTCCCAGCGGCCATCCTGCAAGCACCATTCTACTCACTTGAGCAGGACGATAGCGCCAACTTTGGGGGTATCGGTGCTGTCATCGCCCACGAAATTTCTCACGGCTTTGACAACAACGGCGCCAAGTTCGACGAATACGGCAACCTGGCCAACTGGTGGACAGATGACGACTACGCGACCTTCAAGAAGTTGACCCAGCAGATGATTGACGAGTTCGATGGCATCGATTACGCGGGCGGCACCGTTAATGGCAAGCTGATTGTCAGTGAAAACATCGCCGACGCGGGTGGTCTGGCTGCGGCTATGGCCACCGCCAAGAAGGAAGACGATGTGGACCTCCAGGAATTCTTCACGAACTGGGGCCGCATCTGGCGGATGAAGTCACGGACCGAATACAAGCAACTACTGCTGAAGATTGACGTGCACGCGCCGAATTACCTGCGTGCAAACATCCAGCCACGCAACCTGGATGAATGGTACGAAGCCTTTGACGTGCAGCCAGGGGATAAGATGTATCGTGCACCAGAAGACCGTGTTCATATCTGGTAA
- a CDS encoding helix-turn-helix domain-containing protein, with protein MLTYELFLSRSARSRLEFYQHFIDLPRRYQDVGQVARLRGTSPTSVYRTLTLITDDLGKLREERGAEPVPSNAPFKDRFNIPASIYAVYLMRHSVSGALIQALINHPDWTINDFSDATRLSKATIFRHIKALKDYLRGFDLRITLGPLGLQGKESTVRVALSELSWQLSQDGSELFPELNGVHRRAATELRKAGLVLPNISDNRLACFCAVHIVRSRQGHELSWHQPLSTVLTATGFSKRHGQLPAFTDKYPAAIAIIHLQSVLSASYHDSADPLLIGFVGHHVRTNSPYWQLVQQIIHRMHSLAGVDPKRLDNQVLAANMLAITVALDMLGTNVPDFDPLVVATGAPAPDSLPKMLKQVFATLPSHLASFARIQSGLITRYLPLLTHVLPDAQARVRVAIDPQMEQSVYSAIRGSLERMPAVEIIDKMQYARLVVTSDMRRYKPINRKGKADQYYFALSSYSAWQTLEHLVHYLAIHECGLKTGSGIGYTQLDPGLIAAEL; from the coding sequence ATGCTAACCTATGAACTGTTTTTGAGCAGGAGCGCACGGAGTCGCTTGGAGTTCTATCAGCACTTCATCGATTTGCCGCGTCGCTACCAAGATGTCGGACAAGTTGCTCGGTTGCGGGGAACCAGTCCAACTAGTGTTTACCGGACATTGACGCTAATTACCGATGATTTAGGCAAGTTGCGTGAAGAGCGGGGGGCCGAACCAGTCCCGAGCAACGCGCCATTTAAGGATCGATTCAACATTCCGGCGTCAATTTATGCCGTCTATCTCATGCGCCATTCTGTATCAGGGGCTTTGATTCAGGCCTTAATTAACCATCCAGACTGGACAATTAATGACTTTAGCGACGCCACACGCCTCAGTAAGGCAACCATTTTTCGGCATATCAAGGCCCTGAAGGATTACCTGCGTGGCTTCGACTTGCGAATTACCCTCGGTCCACTTGGTTTACAGGGCAAGGAATCTACCGTTCGCGTGGCACTCAGTGAATTGTCCTGGCAGCTTTCGCAGGACGGGAGCGAACTTTTCCCCGAGCTGAACGGGGTGCACCGGCGCGCCGCGACCGAACTGCGCAAGGCCGGGCTCGTCCTGCCGAATATTTCGGACAACAGGCTCGCGTGTTTCTGCGCGGTGCACATCGTCCGTTCGCGCCAAGGTCACGAGCTCAGCTGGCACCAACCGCTCAGTACCGTCCTAACCGCAACAGGTTTCAGCAAGCGCCACGGTCAGTTGCCAGCATTTACGGATAAGTACCCGGCGGCGATTGCCATTATCCACTTGCAGAGCGTGCTGTCTGCCAGTTACCATGACTCGGCAGATCCACTGCTCATCGGCTTTGTGGGCCACCATGTGCGCACAAATTCGCCATACTGGCAGCTAGTCCAACAGATTATCCACCGGATGCACTCGCTCGCAGGGGTAGACCCGAAGCGCCTGGACAACCAGGTTCTCGCGGCTAACATGCTGGCAATTACGGTTGCACTCGATATGCTGGGAACGAACGTCCCAGACTTTGACCCGCTTGTGGTGGCAACAGGCGCGCCGGCACCGGATTCATTGCCGAAGATGCTCAAGCAGGTCTTCGCGACCTTGCCGAGCCACCTGGCGTCCTTCGCCCGGATTCAGAGCGGGCTTATCACCAGGTACCTGCCTCTGCTCACACACGTGCTTCCTGACGCCCAGGCGCGGGTCCGCGTGGCAATTGACCCGCAGATGGAGCAATCCGTTTACAGCGCGATTCGAGGCTCCCTGGAGCGGATGCCGGCCGTCGAAATTATCGACAAGATGCAATACGCCCGGCTGGTTGTGACCAGTGACATGCGCCGCTACAAGCCAATCAACCGTAAGGGCAAGGCGGACCAATATTACTTCGCCCTCAGCTCCTACAGCGCTTGGCAAACACTTGAGCACCTGGTGCATTATCTGGCCATCCATGAATGTGGTCTGAAGACCGGATCTGGCATTGGTTACACCCAGCTCGATCCAGGCCTCATTGCAGCAGAGCTATGA
- the cls gene encoding cardiolipin synthase, which produces MHYVNLVVFVFILLNTIAAIFTVLRRKRDIATTWAWLLVLIFLPYVGFVIYLFAGRSLSTKRMQQLNQEYARGVRAYTRQQHLSPADQDQLNSDMGLTGRELARSMWRSASAPLAMHNAFQLFTEGNAKFAALLADIDAAQVSIAVEYYTIYPDAIGTELRTHLIAALKRGVRVNVIYDAWGSLGMRDSWWSEVRSYGGQVVVFFSSKHIFTDFRLNYRDHRKIVVIDDAIAYTGGFNVGDQYLGRSAKFGNWRDTHARLEGDVVTALKIRFVMDWNATDANRPMPYPPLGVKHDDLPLLPMQVVASGPDTPQPYVKLAYAQLIMAARRRVWIQTPYLVPDETIMNALIGAATAGVDVRIMIPNMPDHPFIYRATQYYAKQLHEAGVHILHYQNGFLHAKSIICDDEVAGFGSTNCDYRSFQLNFEVTTFVYGKDATRKFAGLFTRDMQQSHLLTDADIDAQGGWLRFKQQFAHMLAPIL; this is translated from the coding sequence ATGCATTATGTGAATTTAGTCGTCTTCGTCTTTATTTTACTGAACACCATTGCCGCGATTTTCACCGTGCTGCGTCGCAAGCGTGATATTGCGACGACTTGGGCCTGGCTGCTGGTGCTCATCTTTTTGCCGTATGTCGGCTTTGTCATTTACCTGTTTGCGGGACGTAGTTTGTCCACCAAACGCATGCAGCAACTCAACCAGGAGTACGCGCGCGGGGTCCGGGCCTACACCCGCCAGCAGCACCTCTCTCCCGCTGACCAGGACCAGCTCAACTCTGACATGGGTTTAACTGGCCGTGAACTCGCCCGCTCCATGTGGCGTTCGGCATCCGCGCCACTCGCGATGCACAATGCGTTCCAGCTCTTTACGGAGGGCAATGCTAAGTTCGCAGCCCTGCTGGCCGACATTGATGCGGCGCAAGTGTCGATTGCGGTGGAATACTACACCATTTACCCGGACGCAATCGGGACGGAACTGCGGACGCACCTGATTGCCGCCCTCAAGCGTGGCGTGCGCGTTAACGTCATTTACGATGCCTGGGGATCATTGGGGATGCGCGACAGTTGGTGGTCGGAAGTGCGCAGCTACGGCGGGCAGGTCGTGGTGTTCTTTAGTTCCAAACACATTTTCACTGACTTTCGTCTCAACTACCGCGACCACCGTAAGATTGTCGTCATTGATGATGCGATTGCGTACACGGGCGGCTTTAATGTCGGCGACCAGTATCTGGGTCGGTCCGCGAAGTTCGGCAATTGGCGGGACACGCATGCACGGCTTGAGGGGGATGTGGTGACGGCGCTCAAAATTCGCTTTGTCATGGACTGGAACGCCACGGATGCGAACCGGCCCATGCCTTACCCGCCGCTCGGGGTGAAACATGACGACTTGCCACTACTGCCCATGCAGGTCGTTGCTAGCGGTCCGGATACCCCGCAACCTTACGTTAAGTTGGCATACGCCCAGCTCATCATGGCGGCGCGGCGCCGGGTCTGGATTCAAACGCCTTACCTCGTCCCCGACGAAACCATCATGAACGCCTTGATTGGTGCCGCCACGGCGGGTGTTGACGTGCGAATCATGATTCCGAACATGCCGGATCACCCCTTCATCTACCGGGCAACGCAGTATTACGCCAAACAGCTACACGAGGCGGGCGTGCACATCCTGCATTACCAAAATGGTTTCTTGCATGCCAAGTCGATTATTTGTGATGATGAAGTCGCCGGGTTTGGCAGTACCAATTGTGATTACCGGAGTTTCCAGCTGAACTTTGAGGTGACAACCTTTGTTTATGGTAAGGACGCCACCCGTAAGTTTGCCGGTCTCTTTACCCGCGACATGCAGCAGTCGCACCTGCTGACGGACGCGGATATTGACGCGCAGGGCGGCTGGTTACGGTTTAAGCAGCAGTTTGCCCACATGCTCGCACCGATTCTCTAA